One window of Trichomycterus rosablanca isolate fTriRos1 chromosome 2, fTriRos1.hap1, whole genome shotgun sequence genomic DNA carries:
- the cspg5b gene encoding chondroitin sulfate proteoglycan 5b isoform X1 has protein sequence MNYRWTLFTPTLLSSILLLYTVPLCAHGSILEFYATKSATYGVGLKPVVSGETARIALARKPRSAGKPGISGLSENWPSTINSDSAEQDRPIDMAVGGMGAGLPTLSHGRTELDFKEESSEEMTPLRHIEILQPDGSVLGLDRRDPITRSSHDLSLTFSEPDDDSHAIKVDFSEPDKILPTSSHQPQELQGGDLTSWGPVDMEDEDLRLVTKAVPSKLQTSIPDDDTSGGFQAGPRGAVDGLKMFCPLGFVYKNGTCQSVCDIYTSYCFNGGQCYVVNGIGAFCRCNMQDYIWNKGTRCESVITEFQVMCIVVAGVSITLLILFMVTVFFSKQLHLLKIENRKLRKRSKSRPQSELHNDNFSLSTIAEGSQANKTMSKYSWEYKPTEETYGEDVTSKPEEPAKTPTKEDESLNIQNSHTTKHEDNMTSGEENAEENGVTIDLELLLPKEAKEHPETSPPLHYNVFLYKLPKSPKISQGRHGKGNAFQQMRPRRGSEPGYSPISARSLPPMPSRNPNPRVGKACTP, from the exons GCAGTATTTTGGAGTTTTATGCCACTAAGTCTGCCACCTATGGGGTAGGTTTGAAACCTGTGGTTTCTGGTGAAACTGCACGCATTGCTTTGGCCCGTAAACCACGTTCAGCAGGCAAGCCTGGCATTAGTGGACTGAGTGAAAACTGGCCTTCTACAATCAATTCTGACTCGGCTGAACAGGATCGCCCGATTGATATGGCTGTAGGTGGTATGGGTGCAGGTCTTCCTACTCTGTCCCATGGCAGAACCGAGCTGGATTTTAAAGAGGAAAGCTCTGAGGAAAtgacccccctcagacacattGAGATTCTTCAGCCTGACGGAAGTGTCCTTGGTCTTGACAGACGTGACCCAATCACCCGTTCTTCACATGATCTATCTCTAACATTTAGTGAGCCAGATGATGACAGCCATGCTATAAAAGTGGATTTCTCTGAACCAGACAAAATTTTACCTACATCATCACATCAGCCTCAGGAGCTACAGGGTGGAGATTTAACTTCCTGGGGGCCAGTAGATATGGAGGATGAAGATTTGCGACTGGTTACAAAAGCGGTGCCCTCTAAATTACAAACTTCGATCCCTGATGATGATACCTCTGGAGGGTTTCAGGCAGGACCTCGAGGAGCTGTAGATGGTCTGAAGATGTTCTGTCCTTTGGGATTTGTTTACAAAAATGGCACATGCCAATCAGTATGTGACATCTACACCAGTTACTGCTTTAATGGGGGTCAGTGCTATGTGGTGAATGGGATTGGAGCATTTTGCAG GTGTAACATGCAGGACTACATCTGGAATAAAGGTACCAGATGTGAGTCTGTCATTACAGAGTTCCAAGTGATGTGCATTGTGGTGGCCGGAGTGTCAATCACGTTGCTCATCCTCTTTATGGTAACTGTGTTCTTCTCCAAACAACTCCATCTCCTAAAGATTGAAAATAGGAAGCTACGCAAACGCAG TAAGTCCAGGCCTCAGTCTGAGCTGCACAATGATAACTTCTCGCTCTCCACCATCGCTGAAGGCTCACAGGCAAAC AAAACTATGAGCAAATACTCATGGGAGTATAAACCCACTGAAGAGACCTACGGTGAG GATGTCACTTCCAAACCCGAGGAGCCCGCCAAAACCCCTACTAAAGAAGATGAGTCTTTGAACATTCAGAACTCCCATACTACCAAACATGAGGACAACATGACCAGTGGTGAGGAGAACGCAGAAGAG AATGGTGTGACTATTGATCTGGAGCTGCTCCTCCCTAAGGAAGCGAAGGAGCATCCAGAGACGAGCCCTCCACTTCACTataatgtttttctttacaaGCTTCCTAAATCACCCAAAATATCCCAAGGACGACACGGAAAAGGGAATGCTTTCCAACAGATGCGGCCTAGACGAGGCTCCGAGCCTGGCTACAGCCCCATCAGTGCCCGCTCCCTTCCCCCAATGCCTTCCAGGAATCCAAACCCCCGCGTTGGCAAAGCCTGCACGCCGTAA
- the cspg5b gene encoding chondroitin sulfate proteoglycan 5b isoform X2, whose product MNYRWTLFTPTLLSSILLLYTVPLCAHGSILEFYATKSATYGVGLKPVVSGETARIALARKPRSAGKPGISGLSENWPSTINSDSAEQDRPIDMAVGGMGAGLPTLSHGRTELDFKEESSEEMTPLRHIEILQPDGSVLGLDRRDPITRSSHDLSLTFSEPDDDSHAIKVDFSEPDKILPTSSHQPQELQGGDLTSWGPVDMEDEDLRLVTKAVPSKLQTSIPDDDTSGGFQAGPRGAVDGLKMFCPLGFVYKNGTCQSVCDIYTSYCFNGGQCYVVNGIGAFCRCNMQDYIWNKGTRCESVITEFQVMCIVVAGVSITLLILFMVTVFFSKQLHLLKIENRKLRKRSKSRPQSELHNDNFSLSTIAEGSQANDVTSKPEEPAKTPTKEDESLNIQNSHTTKHEDNMTSGEENAEENGVTIDLELLLPKEAKEHPETSPPLHYNVFLYKLPKSPKISQGRHGKGNAFQQMRPRRGSEPGYSPISARSLPPMPSRNPNPRVGKACTP is encoded by the exons GCAGTATTTTGGAGTTTTATGCCACTAAGTCTGCCACCTATGGGGTAGGTTTGAAACCTGTGGTTTCTGGTGAAACTGCACGCATTGCTTTGGCCCGTAAACCACGTTCAGCAGGCAAGCCTGGCATTAGTGGACTGAGTGAAAACTGGCCTTCTACAATCAATTCTGACTCGGCTGAACAGGATCGCCCGATTGATATGGCTGTAGGTGGTATGGGTGCAGGTCTTCCTACTCTGTCCCATGGCAGAACCGAGCTGGATTTTAAAGAGGAAAGCTCTGAGGAAAtgacccccctcagacacattGAGATTCTTCAGCCTGACGGAAGTGTCCTTGGTCTTGACAGACGTGACCCAATCACCCGTTCTTCACATGATCTATCTCTAACATTTAGTGAGCCAGATGATGACAGCCATGCTATAAAAGTGGATTTCTCTGAACCAGACAAAATTTTACCTACATCATCACATCAGCCTCAGGAGCTACAGGGTGGAGATTTAACTTCCTGGGGGCCAGTAGATATGGAGGATGAAGATTTGCGACTGGTTACAAAAGCGGTGCCCTCTAAATTACAAACTTCGATCCCTGATGATGATACCTCTGGAGGGTTTCAGGCAGGACCTCGAGGAGCTGTAGATGGTCTGAAGATGTTCTGTCCTTTGGGATTTGTTTACAAAAATGGCACATGCCAATCAGTATGTGACATCTACACCAGTTACTGCTTTAATGGGGGTCAGTGCTATGTGGTGAATGGGATTGGAGCATTTTGCAG GTGTAACATGCAGGACTACATCTGGAATAAAGGTACCAGATGTGAGTCTGTCATTACAGAGTTCCAAGTGATGTGCATTGTGGTGGCCGGAGTGTCAATCACGTTGCTCATCCTCTTTATGGTAACTGTGTTCTTCTCCAAACAACTCCATCTCCTAAAGATTGAAAATAGGAAGCTACGCAAACGCAG TAAGTCCAGGCCTCAGTCTGAGCTGCACAATGATAACTTCTCGCTCTCCACCATCGCTGAAGGCTCACAGGCAAAC GATGTCACTTCCAAACCCGAGGAGCCCGCCAAAACCCCTACTAAAGAAGATGAGTCTTTGAACATTCAGAACTCCCATACTACCAAACATGAGGACAACATGACCAGTGGTGAGGAGAACGCAGAAGAG AATGGTGTGACTATTGATCTGGAGCTGCTCCTCCCTAAGGAAGCGAAGGAGCATCCAGAGACGAGCCCTCCACTTCACTataatgtttttctttacaaGCTTCCTAAATCACCCAAAATATCCCAAGGACGACACGGAAAAGGGAATGCTTTCCAACAGATGCGGCCTAGACGAGGCTCCGAGCCTGGCTACAGCCCCATCAGTGCCCGCTCCCTTCCCCCAATGCCTTCCAGGAATCCAAACCCCCGCGTTGGCAAAGCCTGCACGCCGTAA
- the cspg5b gene encoding chondroitin sulfate proteoglycan 5b isoform X3 has translation MNYRWTLFTPTLLSSILLLYTVPLCAHGSILEFYATKSATYGVGLKPVVSGETARIALARKPRSAGKPGISGLSENWPSTINSDSAEQDRPIDMAVGGMGAGLPTLSHGRTELDFKEESSEEMTPLRHIEILQPDGSVLGLDRRDPITRSSHDLSLTFSEPDDDSHAIKVDFSEPDKILPTSSHQPQELQGGDLTSWGPVDMEDEDLRLVTKAVPSKLQTSIPDDDTSGGFQAGPRGAVDGLKMFCPLGFVYKNGTCQSVCDIYTSYCFNGGQCYVVNGIGAFCRCNMQDYIWNKGTRCESVITEFQVMCIVVAGVSITLLILFMVTVFFSKQLHLLKIENRKLRKRSKSRPQSELHNDNFSLSTIAEGSQANKTMSKYSWEYKPTEETYGEDVTSKPEEPAKTPTKEDESLNIQNSHTTKHEDNMTSGEENAEEP, from the exons GCAGTATTTTGGAGTTTTATGCCACTAAGTCTGCCACCTATGGGGTAGGTTTGAAACCTGTGGTTTCTGGTGAAACTGCACGCATTGCTTTGGCCCGTAAACCACGTTCAGCAGGCAAGCCTGGCATTAGTGGACTGAGTGAAAACTGGCCTTCTACAATCAATTCTGACTCGGCTGAACAGGATCGCCCGATTGATATGGCTGTAGGTGGTATGGGTGCAGGTCTTCCTACTCTGTCCCATGGCAGAACCGAGCTGGATTTTAAAGAGGAAAGCTCTGAGGAAAtgacccccctcagacacattGAGATTCTTCAGCCTGACGGAAGTGTCCTTGGTCTTGACAGACGTGACCCAATCACCCGTTCTTCACATGATCTATCTCTAACATTTAGTGAGCCAGATGATGACAGCCATGCTATAAAAGTGGATTTCTCTGAACCAGACAAAATTTTACCTACATCATCACATCAGCCTCAGGAGCTACAGGGTGGAGATTTAACTTCCTGGGGGCCAGTAGATATGGAGGATGAAGATTTGCGACTGGTTACAAAAGCGGTGCCCTCTAAATTACAAACTTCGATCCCTGATGATGATACCTCTGGAGGGTTTCAGGCAGGACCTCGAGGAGCTGTAGATGGTCTGAAGATGTTCTGTCCTTTGGGATTTGTTTACAAAAATGGCACATGCCAATCAGTATGTGACATCTACACCAGTTACTGCTTTAATGGGGGTCAGTGCTATGTGGTGAATGGGATTGGAGCATTTTGCAG GTGTAACATGCAGGACTACATCTGGAATAAAGGTACCAGATGTGAGTCTGTCATTACAGAGTTCCAAGTGATGTGCATTGTGGTGGCCGGAGTGTCAATCACGTTGCTCATCCTCTTTATGGTAACTGTGTTCTTCTCCAAACAACTCCATCTCCTAAAGATTGAAAATAGGAAGCTACGCAAACGCAG TAAGTCCAGGCCTCAGTCTGAGCTGCACAATGATAACTTCTCGCTCTCCACCATCGCTGAAGGCTCACAGGCAAAC AAAACTATGAGCAAATACTCATGGGAGTATAAACCCACTGAAGAGACCTACGGTGAG GATGTCACTTCCAAACCCGAGGAGCCCGCCAAAACCCCTACTAAAGAAGATGAGTCTTTGAACATTCAGAACTCCCATACTACCAAACATGAGGACAACATGACCAGTGGTGAGGAGAACGCAGAAGAG ccctga